In Pseudomonas sp. MYb327, one DNA window encodes the following:
- a CDS encoding MIP/aquaporin family protein has product MTTALQQPSLSSQCMAEFLGTALLIFFGTGCVAALKVAGASFGLWEISIIWGVGVSMAIYLTAGVSGAHLNPAVSIALSIFADFEKRKLPFYIFAQVAGAFCGALLVYTLYSNLFFDFEQTHHMVRGTEASLELASVFSTFPNPSLSTAQAFLVEVIITAILMGVIMSLTDDNNGLPNGPLAPILIGLLIAVIGSSMGPLTGFAMNPARDFGPKLMTFFAGWGDISFTGGRDIPYFLVPVFAPIVGACLGAAAYRGLIARHLPGTAPATKDTTPAIDGKPRIS; this is encoded by the coding sequence ATGACAACCGCTCTACAACAACCATCGCTCTCGAGCCAATGCATGGCCGAGTTTCTCGGCACGGCTCTGCTTATCTTTTTCGGTACGGGTTGCGTTGCTGCGCTCAAGGTCGCGGGTGCCAGCTTTGGCCTGTGGGAAATCAGCATCATCTGGGGCGTTGGCGTCAGCATGGCGATCTATCTGACTGCCGGGGTTTCCGGCGCTCATCTCAACCCGGCTGTCAGCATTGCGCTGAGCATTTTCGCCGACTTCGAAAAGCGCAAACTGCCGTTCTATATTTTTGCTCAGGTAGCGGGAGCCTTTTGTGGTGCACTGTTGGTGTACACGCTGTACAGCAACCTGTTCTTCGATTTCGAACAAACTCACCATATGGTTCGCGGCACCGAAGCCAGCCTTGAATTGGCGTCGGTGTTTTCCACCTTCCCCAACCCGAGCCTGTCCACCGCCCAGGCATTTCTGGTTGAAGTGATCATCACCGCCATCCTCATGGGTGTGATCATGTCCCTGACTGACGACAACAATGGCCTGCCGAACGGCCCGCTCGCGCCCATCCTCATCGGTTTGCTGATTGCGGTAATTGGCAGTTCGATGGGACCGTTGACTGGGTTCGCGATGAACCCTGCCCGTGATTTCGGCCCAAAACTGATGACCTTCTTCGCCGGCTGGGGTGATATTTCCTTCACCGGCGGGCGCGACATTCCGTACTTCCTGGTACCTGTTTTTGCCCCGATTGTCGGTGCCTGCCTCGGCGCCGCGGCGTATCGCGGGCTCATCGCCCGCCATCTGCCAGGCACCGCACCTGCTACAAAGGACACAACACCGGCCATTGACGGCAAACCAAGAATTTCTTGA
- a CDS encoding DeoR/GlpR family transcriptional regulator, with amino-acid sequence MNLPPRQQQILELVRERGYVSIEEMATLFVVTPQTIRRDINQLAEANLLRRYHGGAAYDSSVENTAYAMRADQMRDEKQRIGEAIAAQIPDHASLFINIGTTTESIARALLNHSHLKIITNNLHVASMLSAKDDFDVLLTGGNVRRDGGVVGQASVDFINQFKVDFALVGISGIDEDGSLLDFDYQEVRVSQAIIANARQVILAADSSKFGRNAMIRLGPISLVDCLVTDQQPSPALAQLLNQHKVRLEVV; translated from the coding sequence ATGAATCTGCCTCCCCGCCAGCAGCAAATCCTCGAACTGGTCCGCGAGCGCGGCTATGTCAGCATCGAGGAAATGGCCACGCTGTTCGTTGTTACCCCGCAGACCATTCGCCGCGACATCAATCAGCTGGCGGAAGCCAATTTGTTGCGTCGCTATCACGGCGGCGCGGCTTACGACTCCAGCGTCGAAAACACCGCCTACGCCATGCGCGCCGATCAGATGCGCGATGAAAAACAGCGTATTGGTGAAGCGATCGCAGCACAGATCCCCGATCATGCCTCGCTGTTTATCAATATCGGTACGACCACCGAATCCATCGCTCGGGCGCTGCTCAATCACAGCCACCTGAAAATCATCACCAACAACCTGCACGTCGCCTCGATGCTCAGCGCCAAGGACGACTTCGACGTTCTGCTGACCGGCGGCAACGTACGACGCGATGGTGGTGTCGTCGGTCAGGCCAGTGTCGACTTCATCAACCAGTTCAAGGTCGACTTCGCCTTGGTCGGCATCAGCGGCATCGATGAAGATGGCAGCCTGCTGGATTTCGATTATCAGGAAGTGCGGGTGTCCCAGGCGATCATCGCCAACGCTCGGCAGGTGATCCTTGCGGCTGACTCCAGCAAGTTCGGGCGCAATGCCATGATTCGCTTGGGACCAATCAGCCTGGTTGATTGCCTGGTCACCGATCAGCAGCCTTCCCCTGCGCTGGCGCAGCTGTTAAATCAGCACAAGGTTCGGCTGGAGGTTGTTTAA
- a CDS encoding PhzF family phenazine biosynthesis protein, with protein MQLEFHQVDAFSDRPFAGNPAMVYRLDAWLADELMQKIAAEHNLAETAFVVREGQGWHIRWFTPTTEVPLCGHATLASAYVLFEIYKEPVERLDFICKSGPLSVSREGGRLWLDFPAIVPSEVGVTLDVERALGVEAVDVLGSNELFVVLESEQAVLDCQPDMLALARLPWLGAIVTARGSQHDFVSRYFAPAIGINEDPVTGSTHCSLIPYWSARLGKSSLTAYQCSTRGGELFCRLEGDRVKIGGSATLVASGTLLLG; from the coding sequence ATGCAGCTTGAGTTTCATCAGGTCGACGCGTTCAGTGATCGGCCATTTGCTGGCAACCCGGCGATGGTTTATCGGTTGGATGCCTGGCTCGCCGATGAGTTGATGCAGAAAATTGCCGCCGAGCACAATCTGGCCGAAACCGCTTTCGTGGTGCGTGAAGGTCAGGGCTGGCACATCCGCTGGTTTACTCCGACCACTGAGGTTCCGCTGTGCGGTCATGCGACCCTCGCCAGTGCTTATGTGCTGTTTGAAATCTACAAAGAACCGGTTGAACGCCTGGACTTCATCTGCAAGTCCGGCCCATTGAGTGTGAGTCGTGAAGGTGGGCGCCTGTGGCTGGATTTTCCGGCGATCGTACCGTCGGAAGTGGGCGTAACCCTGGATGTCGAACGCGCGCTGGGCGTTGAAGCCGTCGATGTGTTGGGATCGAATGAACTGTTCGTGGTGTTGGAGTCTGAGCAGGCGGTACTCGACTGTCAGCCGGATATGCTCGCGCTGGCCCGGTTGCCATGGCTGGGCGCTATCGTCACCGCACGGGGCAGCCAGCACGATTTCGTCTCGCGCTACTTCGCGCCGGCCATTGGCATCAACGAAGACCCGGTGACCGGATCGACCCATTGCAGCCTGATTCCGTACTGGTCTGCGCGATTGGGCAAGTCGAGCCTGACGGCGTATCAGTGTTCGACGCGGGGTGGGGAGTTGTTTTGTCGGCTGGAAGGGGATCGAGTGAAGATTGGCGGGAGTGCGACGCTTGTCGCGAGTGGAACGCTATTGTTGGGCTGA
- a CDS encoding ABC transporter ATP-binding protein: MSQPLLLNLRNLACGYQDQRVVQNLNLHLNAGDIGCLLGSSGCGKTTTLRAIAGFEPVHEGDIQLAGETISSAGFTLAPEKRRIGMVFQDYALFPHLSVADNIAFGIRKHPHKDRVTEELLELVNLKNLGKRFPHELSGGQQQRVALARALAPEPQLLLLDEPFSNLDGELRRKLSHEVRDILKARGTSAILVTHDQEEAFAVSDHVGVFKEGRLEQWDTPYNLYHEPLTPYVASFIGQGYFIRGQLSSPESVQTELGELRGNRAYTWPVGGAVDVLLRPDDIVYAPDSALKARIVGKTFLGASTLYRLQLPTGAQLESIFASHVDHLVGAEVGIRVAAEHLVLFQASGSTAAQIPAVESGVRRFSTAH; encoded by the coding sequence ATGAGCCAGCCATTACTGCTCAACCTGCGCAACCTCGCCTGCGGCTATCAAGACCAGCGCGTGGTGCAGAACCTCAACCTGCATTTGAACGCCGGCGACATCGGTTGCCTGCTCGGCTCTTCGGGCTGCGGCAAAACCACCACCCTGCGCGCGATTGCCGGATTCGAACCGGTGCACGAAGGCGATATCCAGCTCGCTGGCGAGACCATCTCCAGCGCCGGGTTCACCCTCGCCCCGGAAAAGCGCCGTATCGGCATGGTGTTCCAGGACTATGCGCTGTTTCCGCACCTGAGCGTGGCCGACAACATCGCCTTCGGCATTCGCAAGCATCCCCACAAGGATCGCGTCACCGAAGAGTTGCTGGAACTGGTTAACCTGAAAAACCTCGGCAAGCGGTTCCCCCACGAGCTTTCCGGTGGCCAGCAGCAACGCGTCGCCCTGGCCCGCGCCCTGGCGCCGGAACCGCAACTGTTGCTGCTCGATGAACCGTTCTCCAACCTTGATGGCGAATTGCGCCGCAAGCTCAGCCACGAAGTGCGCGACATTCTCAAGGCCCGCGGCACCAGCGCGATTCTGGTCACCCACGATCAGGAAGAAGCCTTCGCCGTCAGCGATCACGTCGGCGTGTTCAAGGAGGGTCGGCTGGAACAGTGGGACACGCCCTACAACCTCTATCACGAACCGCTGACGCCTTATGTCGCCAGCTTCATCGGTCAGGGTTATTTCATTCGCGGACAACTGAGCAGCCCGGAATCGGTGCAGACAGAGTTGGGTGAACTGCGCGGCAATCGTGCCTATACCTGGCCGGTCGGTGGTGCGGTGGATGTGTTGCTGCGTCCGGACGATATCGTCTATGCGCCGGACAGCGCGCTGAAGGCCCGGATCGTTGGCAAGACCTTCCTGGGTGCTTCGACTTTGTATCGATTGCAGTTACCGACTGGTGCGCAACTGGAGTCGATCTTTGCGAGTCATGTTGATCATCTGGTGGGTGCAGAGGTTGGCATTCGTGTCGCGGCGGAGCATCTGGTGTTATTCCAGGCTTCGGGAAGTACGGCGGCGCAGATTCCTGCCGTAGAATCTGGCGTTCGGCGCTTCAGCACCGCGCACTGA
- the grxD gene encoding Grx4 family monothiol glutaredoxin, which translates to MDIIETIKEQIANNTILLYMKGSPNAPQCGFSAKAAQAVMACGEKFAYVDILQNPEIRANLPKYANWPTFPQLWVGGELVGGSDIMTEMAADGSLQTTIKAAVEAAAAAKSEA; encoded by the coding sequence ATGGATATCATCGAAACGATTAAAGAGCAGATTGCCAACAACACCATTCTGCTTTACATGAAAGGCTCGCCGAATGCCCCGCAGTGTGGCTTCTCCGCGAAAGCCGCTCAGGCCGTGATGGCGTGTGGCGAAAAGTTTGCGTACGTGGACATCCTGCAGAACCCGGAAATCCGCGCCAACCTGCCAAAATACGCCAACTGGCCAACCTTCCCGCAACTGTGGGTGGGTGGTGAGCTGGTCGGCGGTAGCGACATCATGACCGAGATGGCTGCAGACGGTTCTTTGCAAACCACCATCAAGGCTGCTGTTGAAGCCGCTGCTGCTGCCAAGTCCGAAGCCTGA
- the glpD gene encoding glycerol-3-phosphate dehydrogenase: MPTSILSSPPLAEVYDIAVIGGGINGVGIAADAAGRGLSVFLCEKDDLASHTSSASSKLIHGGLRYLEHYEFRLVREALAEREVLLTKAPHIVKQMRFVLPHRPHLRPAWMIRAGLFLYDNLGKREQLAGSKSLKFGPDSALKGEITKGFEYSDCWVDDARLVVLNAMAAREKGAHVHTQTRCVSARRTKGLWHLHLERLDGSLFSIRAKALVNAAGPWVAKFIRDDLKMESPYGIRLIQGSHLIVPKLYEGEHAHILQNEDQRIVFTIPYLNHFTLIGTTDREYTGDPAKVAITDGETDYLLNVVNAHFKKQISRDDILHSYSGVRPLCNDESDNPSAVTRDYTLALSGSGDEAPLLSVFGGKLTTYRKLAESALAQLAPYFQDIQPGWTANAPLPGGEDMTTPQALSSLIRDKYDWVPTEISRRWATTYGSRTWRMLDGVENLSDMGEHIGGGLYTREVDYLCSEEWATTAQDILWRRSKLGLFTTAAEQDKLRDYLNKVEQNRSKIEAA, from the coding sequence ATGCCCACTTCCATTTTGTCTTCGCCCCCTCTTGCCGAGGTCTACGATATCGCCGTCATCGGTGGCGGGATCAATGGCGTGGGGATTGCGGCTGATGCTGCCGGGCGCGGCCTCTCGGTGTTCCTTTGCGAAAAAGATGATCTGGCCAGCCATACCTCGTCAGCCAGCAGCAAGCTGATCCACGGCGGCCTGCGCTATCTCGAACATTACGAATTCCGCCTGGTGCGCGAAGCCTTGGCCGAGCGTGAAGTGCTGCTGACCAAAGCTCCGCACATCGTCAAGCAAATGCGCTTTGTGCTGCCGCACCGGCCGCATCTTCGACCGGCCTGGATGATCCGCGCGGGCCTGTTTCTGTATGACAACCTCGGCAAACGGGAACAACTCGCCGGTTCGAAAAGCCTGAAATTCGGCCCGGACAGCGCGTTGAAAGGCGAGATCACCAAAGGCTTCGAATATTCCGATTGCTGGGTCGACGATGCGCGCCTGGTGGTACTGAACGCCATGGCGGCCCGGGAAAAAGGCGCTCACGTTCATACCCAGACCCGTTGCGTCAGCGCACGTCGCACCAAAGGCCTGTGGCACCTGCATTTGGAACGCCTCGATGGCAGCCTGTTTTCGATTCGTGCCAAGGCTTTGGTAAACGCGGCCGGCCCATGGGTAGCCAAGTTCATTCGCGACGACCTGAAGATGGAATCACCTTACGGCATCCGCCTGATCCAGGGCAGTCACTTGATCGTGCCGAAGTTGTACGAAGGGGAGCACGCGCACATTCTGCAAAACGAAGATCAGCGCATCGTTTTCACTATCCCGTACCTGAACCACTTCACCCTGATCGGCACCACTGACCGCGAGTACACTGGGGACCCGGCGAAAGTGGCGATCACTGATGGCGAAACCGATTACCTGTTGAACGTGGTCAATGCTCACTTCAAGAAGCAGATCAGCCGCGACGATATCCTGCACAGCTACTCGGGTGTTCGCCCGCTGTGCAACGACGAGTCTGACAATCCGTCGGCCGTCACCCGCGATTACACCCTGGCGTTGTCGGGCAGTGGCGACGAAGCGCCGCTATTGTCAGTGTTTGGCGGCAAGCTGACCACTTATCGCAAACTCGCGGAATCGGCACTGGCGCAACTGGCGCCGTACTTCCAGGACATCCAGCCAGGCTGGACCGCGAACGCTCCTCTGCCGGGCGGCGAAGACATGACTACCCCGCAAGCGCTGAGTTCGCTGATCCGTGACAAGTACGATTGGGTCCCGACCGAAATTTCGCGGCGCTGGGCCACCACCTACGGCAGTCGCACCTGGCGCATGCTCGACGGTGTAGAAAACCTGAGCGACATGGGCGAGCACATCGGCGGCGGCCTCTACACCCGTGAAGTGGATTACCTGTGCAGCGAAGAGTGGGCGACCACCGCGCAGGACATCCTGTGGCGTCGCAGCAAGCTCGGTTTGTTCACCACGGCAGCAGAACAGGACAAGCTCAGGGATTACCTGAACAAGGTCGAGCAGAACCGCAGCAAGATCGAAGCGGCCTGA
- a CDS encoding molybdopterin oxidoreductase family protein — protein MTKTLHHRACHLCEAICGLTIETTELEGNVQITSIKGDPLDTFSRGHICPKAVALQDIQNDPDRLHQPMLRVGSEWQPIEWEAAFNLVAERLAQIQERHGQNSVAVYQGNPSVHNYGLMTHSNYFLGLLKTRNRFSATSVDQLPHHLTSHLMYGHGLLLPIPDIDHTDFMLILGGNPLASNGSIMTVPDVEKRLKAIQARGGKVVVIDPRRSETAAIADQHLFVRPGGDAALLFGLLNTLFAEGLTRDTHLPVDGLDEVRAAVANFTAEAMSPLCTVPAEQIRQLARDFAAAPTAVCYGRMGVSTQTFGTLCHWLVQLINLVTGNLDRVGGAMCTEPAVDLVASTSGGHFNLWQSRVSGRPEYAGELPVSALAEEMLTEGEGQVRALITVAGNPVLSTPNGRQLEQALDGLEFMVSVDLYINETTRYADLILPSTSALENDHYDTTFNMFAVRNVSRFNRAVLAKPEGALHDWEIFVGLANAFAAKTGKQLKPTIAPAQMIDRGLRMGMYGDSSEHKLSLATLFDHPHGIDLGALKPNLVSRLKTANQRIQAAPAVILADLERFAALQAPAADELLMIGRRHVRSNNSWMHNYHRLVKGKPRHQLLMNPDDLASRGLSDGQKVRVSSRVGVIEVEVLGSLDMMKGVVSLPHGWGHARPGVQMTIASGQPGSSANDLTDECQLDELSGNAALNGVPVTVAAA, from the coding sequence ATGACCAAGACTCTCCATCACCGTGCCTGCCACCTGTGTGAAGCCATCTGTGGCCTGACCATCGAAACCACCGAACTCGAAGGTAATGTGCAGATCACTTCGATCAAGGGCGATCCACTCGATACATTCAGTCGCGGGCATATCTGTCCGAAGGCTGTCGCCCTGCAAGACATTCAGAACGATCCGGATCGCCTGCATCAGCCAATGCTGCGGGTGGGCAGTGAATGGCAGCCGATCGAGTGGGAGGCTGCCTTCAACCTGGTGGCTGAACGTCTTGCGCAGATTCAGGAGCGTCACGGGCAAAACTCGGTGGCGGTCTATCAAGGCAACCCCAGCGTGCACAACTATGGGCTGATGACCCACAGCAATTACTTTCTCGGTCTGCTGAAAACCCGCAACCGCTTTTCCGCGACCTCGGTCGATCAGTTGCCCCATCACCTGACCAGTCATTTGATGTACGGACACGGCTTGCTGCTGCCAATACCTGACATCGATCACACCGACTTCATGCTGATCCTCGGCGGCAACCCGCTGGCGTCCAACGGCAGCATCATGACCGTGCCGGATGTGGAAAAGCGCTTGAAGGCGATACAGGCCCGTGGCGGCAAAGTGGTGGTGATCGACCCGCGCCGCAGCGAAACAGCCGCCATTGCCGATCAGCATTTGTTTGTGCGTCCCGGTGGCGACGCGGCGTTGCTGTTCGGGTTACTCAATACCTTGTTCGCTGAAGGCTTGACCCGCGACACTCATTTGCCGGTAGACGGGCTGGATGAAGTCCGCGCGGCTGTCGCGAATTTTACCGCCGAGGCCATGAGCCCGTTGTGTACGGTGCCAGCCGAGCAGATCCGCCAACTGGCGCGGGATTTCGCCGCTGCCCCGACCGCCGTTTGCTACGGCCGCATGGGCGTCTCGACCCAGACGTTCGGCACGTTGTGTCATTGGCTGGTGCAATTGATCAATCTGGTCACAGGTAATCTCGACCGTGTCGGTGGTGCGATGTGCACGGAGCCAGCGGTGGACCTGGTGGCTTCCACGTCGGGCGGGCATTTCAATTTGTGGCAGAGCCGCGTCTCCGGGCGCCCGGAATACGCGGGCGAACTGCCGGTGTCAGCGCTGGCTGAAGAGATGCTCACTGAAGGCGAAGGGCAGGTTCGCGCACTGATCACCGTGGCGGGCAACCCGGTGCTATCGACGCCCAATGGCCGACAACTGGAGCAGGCATTGGACGGTCTGGAGTTCATGGTCAGTGTCGATCTGTATATCAATGAAACCACGCGCTACGCCGACCTGATCCTGCCGTCCACCTCGGCGCTGGAAAACGATCATTACGACACCACGTTCAACATGTTTGCGGTACGCAACGTCAGCCGTTTCAACCGCGCGGTCTTGGCCAAACCGGAAGGCGCGCTGCATGACTGGGAGATTTTCGTCGGGTTGGCCAACGCGTTCGCGGCGAAGACCGGCAAGCAGCTGAAACCGACCATCGCCCCGGCGCAGATGATCGACCGTGGTTTGCGCATGGGGATGTATGGCGATAGCTCGGAACACAAACTGTCTTTGGCCACTCTGTTCGATCATCCCCATGGGATCGATCTGGGTGCGCTGAAACCCAACTTGGTATCCCGTTTGAAAACCGCCAACCAGCGTATCCAGGCCGCCCCGGCCGTAATCCTCGCTGACCTCGAGCGTTTTGCGGCGTTGCAGGCACCGGCCGCCGATGAGTTGTTGATGATCGGCCGTCGGCATGTGCGCAGTAACAACTCGTGGATGCACAACTATCACCGTCTGGTGAAAGGCAAGCCGCGTCATCAGTTGTTGATGAACCCGGATGATCTCGCTAGCCGCGGTTTGAGCGACGGGCAGAAGGTTCGGGTCAGCTCGCGGGTGGGTGTGATCGAAGTTGAAGTGCTGGGCAGCCTCGATATGATGAAAGGCGTGGTCAGCCTCCCTCACGGTTGGGGTCATGCCCGCCCTGGCGTTCAAATGACCATCGCCAGTGGCCAACCGGGTTCCAGTGCCAATGACCTGACCGACGAGTGTCAGCTCGATGAGTTGTCAGGGAATGCGGCACTCAATGGTGTTCCCGTGACCGTGGCGGCGGCTTGA
- the ybaK gene encoding Cys-tRNA(Pro) deacylase: MTPALDLLKKVRAEHRVHSYEHDPKAASYGLEAAEKLGLDPAQVFKTLLAASEKGELLVAVVPVGGSLDLKGLAHAAGVKKVEMADPAAAQRSTGYLLGGISPLGQKKRLRTFIDNSAQPLASIFVSAGRRGLEVELAPAVLAEHTQAKFADIGRA; this comes from the coding sequence ATGACCCCCGCATTGGATTTGTTGAAAAAGGTTCGGGCCGAACACCGTGTGCACAGTTACGAACATGACCCGAAGGCCGCATCCTATGGATTGGAGGCCGCGGAAAAACTCGGATTGGACCCGGCGCAAGTGTTCAAGACCTTGCTGGCGGCCAGTGAAAAAGGTGAGTTGCTGGTGGCGGTAGTTCCGGTTGGCGGGAGTCTGGATTTGAAGGGGCTGGCTCATGCGGCCGGGGTGAAAAAAGTCGAAATGGCGGACCCTGCGGCAGCGCAGCGTTCAACGGGGTATCTGTTGGGCGGTATCAGCCCGTTGGGGCAAAAGAAGCGCTTGCGTACATTTATCGACAACTCGGCCCAACCCTTGGCGAGCATCTTTGTCAGTGCCGGTCGACGCGGTCTGGAAGTCGAATTGGCACCCGCCGTGCTCGCCGAACATACCCAGGCGAAGTTCGCCGATATCGGCCGCGCTTGA
- the argF gene encoding ornithine carbamoyltransferase yields the protein MSARHFLSLMDCTPEELVSVIRRGVELKDLRNRGVLFEPLKNRVLGMIFEKSSTRTRISFEAGMIQLGGQAIFLSPRDTQLGRGEPIGDAAIVMSSMLDAVMIRTFSHSTLTEFAANSRVPLINGLSDDLHPCQLLADMQTFLEHRGSIQGKTVAWIGDGNNMCNSYIEAAIQFDFQLRIACPEGYEPNPEFMAKAGDRVTIVRDPKDAVRGAHLVSTDVWTSMGQEEETAKRLQLFAPYQVNRALLDLAAPDVLFMHCLPAHRGEEISVDLLDDPRSVAWDQAENRLHAQKALLEFLVEPAYHHA from the coding sequence ATGAGCGCAAGGCACTTTCTCTCCCTGATGGATTGCACGCCCGAAGAGCTGGTCAGCGTGATCCGTCGAGGCGTTGAGCTCAAGGACCTGCGTAACCGCGGCGTACTGTTCGAGCCTCTGAAAAACCGCGTGCTCGGGATGATCTTCGAGAAATCCTCGACCCGCACACGCATTTCGTTCGAAGCCGGCATGATCCAGCTCGGTGGCCAGGCGATCTTCCTGTCGCCGCGTGACACGCAACTAGGCCGTGGCGAGCCGATCGGCGACGCCGCCATTGTCATGTCGAGCATGCTTGATGCGGTGATGATCCGTACGTTTTCCCACAGCACACTGACCGAATTCGCTGCCAATTCGCGCGTCCCGCTGATCAATGGCCTGTCCGATGACCTGCACCCGTGCCAGTTGCTCGCCGACATGCAGACGTTCCTCGAACACCGCGGTTCCATCCAGGGCAAAACCGTGGCCTGGATCGGCGACGGCAACAACATGTGCAACAGCTATATAGAAGCGGCGATCCAGTTCGACTTCCAGTTGCGCATCGCCTGCCCGGAAGGTTACGAGCCGAACCCCGAATTCATGGCCAAGGCCGGCGACCGCGTGACCATCGTTCGCGATCCGAAAGATGCAGTTCGCGGCGCCCATCTGGTGAGCACCGACGTCTGGACCTCCATGGGCCAGGAAGAAGAAACCGCCAAGCGCCTGCAACTGTTTGCCCCGTATCAAGTCAACCGTGCCCTGCTCGACCTGGCCGCCCCGGACGTACTGTTCATGCATTGCCTGCCAGCCCACCGTGGCGAAGAGATCAGTGTCGACCTGCTCGACGATCCACGCTCAGTCGCCTGGGATCAAGCGGAAAACCGTCTTCACGCGCAAAAGGCCCTGCTCGAGTTTCTCGTCGAGCCGGCGTACCACCACGCATGA
- the glpK gene encoding glycerol kinase GlpK, with the protein MTDLQNKNYIIALDQGTTSSRAIIFDRDANVVCTAQREFAQHYPQAGWVEHDPMEIFATQSAVMVEALAQAGLHHDQVAAIGITNQRETTVVWDKNTGRPIYNAIVWQCRRSTEICQQLKRDGHEQYISDTTGLVTDPYFSGTKLKWILDNVEGSRERARNGELLFGTVDSWLIWKFTGGKVHVTDYTNASRTMLFNIHTLEWDAKMLDLLDIPREMLPEVKSSSEIYGRTKSGIAIGGIAGDQQAALFGQMCVEAGQAKNTYGTGCFLLMNTGNNAVKSNHGMLTTIACGPRGEVAYALEGAVFNGGSTVQWLRDELKIINDAHDTEYFANKVKDSNGVYLVPAFTGLGAPYWDPYARGALFGLTRGVRVDHIIRAALESIAYQTRDVLDAMQQDSGERLKALRVDGGAVANNFLMQFQADILGTQVERPQMRETTALGAAYLAGLACGFWGSLEELRGKAVIERQFEPTLDEPAKEKLYAGWKKAVSRTRDWEPHEGAE; encoded by the coding sequence ATGACCGACCTACAGAATAAGAACTACATCATTGCCCTCGATCAGGGTACGACCAGCTCCCGCGCGATCATTTTCGACCGCGACGCGAATGTGGTCTGCACCGCCCAACGGGAATTCGCGCAGCACTATCCGCAGGCCGGCTGGGTCGAACATGACCCGATGGAAATCTTCGCCACCCAAAGCGCCGTAATGGTCGAGGCCCTGGCTCAAGCCGGCTTGCATCATGATCAGGTCGCGGCGATCGGCATTACCAACCAGCGTGAAACCACGGTGGTCTGGGACAAGAACACCGGTCGCCCGATCTACAACGCGATCGTCTGGCAGTGCCGTCGCAGCACCGAGATTTGCCAGCAGCTCAAGCGCGACGGCCATGAGCAGTACATCAGCGACACCACGGGCCTGGTCACCGACCCGTACTTCTCCGGCACCAAATTGAAGTGGATTCTCGACAACGTCGAAGGTAGCCGTGAACGCGCGCGCAATGGCGAGCTGCTGTTCGGCACCGTCGACAGCTGGCTGATCTGGAAATTTACTGGCGGCAAAGTTCACGTCACCGACTACACCAACGCCTCGCGCACCATGCTCTTCAACATCCACACCCTGGAGTGGGATGCGAAGATGCTGGACCTGCTGGATATCCCGCGGGAAATGTTGCCGGAAGTGAAGTCGTCGTCGGAAATTTACGGCCGCACCAAAAGTGGTATTGCCATCGGCGGCATTGCCGGCGACCAGCAAGCCGCATTGTTCGGTCAGATGTGTGTCGAAGCCGGCCAGGCCAAAAACACCTACGGCACCGGCTGCTTCCTGCTGATGAACACCGGTAACAACGCCGTGAAATCGAACCACGGCATGCTCACCACCATCGCCTGTGGCCCGCGTGGCGAAGTGGCCTACGCACTCGAAGGCGCGGTGTTCAATGGCGGCTCCACCGTTCAGTGGCTGCGCGACGAGTTGAAAATCATCAACGACGCCCACGACACCGAATACTTCGCCAACAAGGTCAAGGACAGTAACGGCGTGTACCTCGTACCTGCCTTCACCGGCCTCGGCGCGCCGTACTGGGACCCATATGCCCGTGGCGCCCTGTTCGGCCTGACCCGCGGCGTTCGCGTGGATCACATTATCCGCGCCGCGCTGGAGTCGATTGCCTACCAGACCCGCGACGTACTCGACGCCATGCAGCAGGACTCCGGCGAACGCCTCAAGGCCCTGCGTGTGGATGGCGGTGCGGTGGCGAACAATTTCCTCATGCAGTTCCAGGCCGACATCCTCGGCACTCAGGTCGAGCGTCCGCAAATGCGCGAAACCACGGCATTGGGTGCTGCTTACCTGGCTGGCCTCGCCTGCGGCTTCTGGGGCAGCCTGGAAGAGTTGCGCGGCAAAGCGGTGATCGAACGCCAGTTCGAACCCACCCTGGACGAACCGGCAAAGGAAAAACTCTACGCCGGCTGGAAAAAAGCGGTCAGCCGCACCCGTGATTGGGAACCGCACGAGGGAGCTGAATAA